Within the Aspergillus luchuensis IFO 4308 DNA, chromosome 5, nearly complete sequence genome, the region AAGTTATTATCTAACTTATTTATTCTGATTAATCTCTGTAGAAGGCCAGtgtttataatctttaaaaatattaattaatttattattttaattttaattatttgatttataattatcctcttatatattacttagtaaatttaatattatatttataaagatattatctgTTTTAGTTACTGTCTCAGTTTTTTCAAAGATTTTAATACATAagttatagaattaaatatcagtaaatatattattattataactatccagttatttcttaattatgttatattattctaatatatcagtatatatatttataagtaatataattattataaaatatactagatagttataaagtaattattaaataagattaaaagtTTCTctgaaattattaatatattagaaaatatttaaatactgaatatattatattttatacagtttaaatactattatcttatatttattaaattctttatctagaattatttttaatattttattaaatattttatttatataatagttctTTACATTTTTGCTTCAGagctttattaaaatattttataaaatttaattaattaattaaaaaaagataaaaatactCCAGTCTTCCTATAACTAATAgtttagatttataattattaattaaaatattaatatattaatcatgAGTGTACagtatagaatttataatttattatatattttaaattactaGACTTTAAagtcttcttttcctgtcAGGTAATCTTGAAGATCTggtaaaatattaaataatattataattaaatatcttctATTCTAGTGTATTTAGTCCtggataataaataatatatatatatttattaacagTAATAGATTATTCCtgattaagattatttttatattatttttattagcttAAATTAgtttaaaaatctttaatttattccaAATATGTCTTAATATTGGGTagttatctaattaattaaaattaatttagattTAGTAATTCttaatagaaattaataaaaattaataaattttaataaaattttaatatatctagttgATTTTATTAAGCTTCCAGGCTCATAACTTATCAGTTATTAGAAATAAGTGGCTCGAGATACATgaccagaggaagaaacatgGAGCCAGAGGGAGAATGATGAGGTGGCCTCAGGTCACGTGACCACCGCCATTCACAAAAGGCAATATACGTCTACAACTTTATTGGCCTTGTGCTGCTGAGCTGTATGATAGGGTTTGATCCTGCAGGTGTCTCGCGCAGATCTTGTCGAAGTGCTGGTCCAAATCCTCTAGCCATGATACTACCACCAACGCCCCACTAATGGCTCGGCTTATTGGCGGCTCCACCGTACTTCTCTATATAGCACCGAGGTTGTGGTCAAGCATAGGGCCaaaccaccatctcctcatcctcagtTCTACCCCATACCATCCAGCTATGTCTTGTAGAGATTGCCCTGGTACGTCGACCTTGTGTAGATGACCAACAAAACGTGCGGTATACGCCTTCATGAACGGTTGTGAAACTAGTTCTTGTGAGAGTTTGTGCACGCCTTGGGTGTCACCACCCTCGTGCGGGAAAAGATGAGCCACCGCGAGATAACGGAGCGCCATGCCTAGCGGAAACGTTGAACACAGTGCTCCATAGCCTCCGGCATAAGGCCCATGTGATAAAGGTATGGTGTAAATTATCCTGTGGGCGTGCAAAGTCGGGTTCCGCTCATTGCGGTAGTTGGGGCAtcctggagaagaaaagggaattgTTAAGAAGTATGTGAAGCTTGGACCCTGATGCGCCTCATTCGCAGCCATATGGATTGTCGTGTATAGGAGGATACAGCAGCTCCAATAGAGACAGCTCATGTGCAACAATGCAAAGTCCCTGTCCACCTGTGGCATCTTGGGGGGATTCCCCGATTGAGAGTAATCAAAGGTCTGCAGCTTGTCTCCCATGGTTTCCTTCCAGGCAAGTAACATTTGCTCGATGCGGATACATTCGCCAAGCAAGTTTTCCCAGCCACGTAGACTACGCTCCGCAATGGGAGATGCTCTAATGGTatccagctcttccagtAAACCCGGAACTTGAACCAGAATGTCAGTCAGACCATCAAGTAGGGACTTTGTTCTGTATTTCCAGGGTGCTGACATCCAGTTGTTGTCGCTGAAGGGCGAACGCTTTCTTCGTCCGACGCCTAGAATGAACTACACATATACCGATGAATATGGACGGTCCGTTACCGGAATCCGATGGTGGGAAACTTACTGACACAATCCGGCCGCTTACGAGTAAGTACATTCCAGCTTCGCTCCAATCCTTCTGCCAGCCCCTGTTCATGAACAAGGCCATTTCACCGTCAGTATGGGCGTAGTACCCCTTGATCTGAAGGGTAGGGTTTTCTTTGTCCGAACCACGGGACTCGGCGCCATAGAGAATCTGGCAAGAATTAGTGAACAGACAGTCTTCACAGGAAGCACAACTTACCTCATAAAAGCGGAACAGCCGAATAGCGGCCAAGATCCCATCTCCCGAGGCCCTTTGTGGATCCCGCAGGGCTGTGCGCATTTCCTGCAGCGCTATGCTGTGTGCCTGGATGCCCTTGAACTTCAGCTGGCTGTCGTTGTCTCTCGTAGCCAGCATTGACAGCCCGTGAGCAAGGGTAATGAAGCGCAGAGTTTTCTCAGACCGACATAATTTGTCAAGGTGTCTTAGCCACCCCGCAGAGGATATTTGCGCGGCCTCCTTGGTGAAGAGGCGACCATTTGGTAAGAACGCTGCCAGATAAAGACCCACGTAAGTAACCTCTCTGGTACTTCTCGCCAGCGACTCGTGCAGGGTGATTTCTGGAGCCCCGCGTCTACAAGATTGTACGCGGCCGGTACACTTGGTGTACTTGCGATTCTCGCCGTCTGTCGAGTTGACCCAGACCGAATAGTTGCGAGAGTAGCCCTCGCATACGAGCCTAGCTTGAACGCACTGGGTACAAAAAGGGGTCTTCCTGTCGCACTGTTTCCCAGACGGGGCTATCAGCATGAGAAAGTCACAGCTCGGAGTTCAACGTACGCCTTTTTTCCTCCTGCGACATGTCGCACACCCACCATATTGACCGGGCACGCCGACCATTTTTCCTTAGGCGAGTGAGTGGGCCAGAGGGATACAGCGAGGGATTCAGACTTGCGCAGAAAGCCCCATTGTTTTGGAAGCAGGAGTGGAGGACGTGCGCCTTTCAACCCCGCAGTAGACCTTGGACTAGGGGCGGTTTGGCCAATCCAAACTCCTCATCCCATGAGACGGGACGCAATTTCGGACCCGCCCCAACACAGGCTGTCAGCCTGACCCTGCAGCGCAAGGCTGTAGTGTCATGTGACTCTTTTCTCCCGATGATTTGTATGAATGACAATCTTCATCTTACTTATTACCCTAAAGCTCTTTGCAGTAGGCCATCACCATTACATTACCATCATTTTCACTATGAGATGCCACTGTAACAAGTGAGTTCTTACTCCATGCGTACTACCATACTAGTGTATCTGCCCGAACAACTCAGAATAACCAATAAACGGACACGGAGACTAATAAAATCCCTCCCTTTGGATCTTTTCACTTGGTACACCAATAGCCCGCAATCCTTCCTCAGCAGCGTCTGCGAATGCCTTCGGGCCACATATGAacacttctttttctctggCGCTCGTTTTCCAATATTCCGGTCCAACTCTACCTTCAAATACCGAGAGGCTTGTATTTTCATGCTCCAAAGTCCTAGTATCCAGGTCGAGGGGGCGGCTGGTGAACAGATCTATTTTTACCGTGACGGTCGGTGGAACCTTACCAATAGCCCGTCTGATCAGGGTGAGCATGGTATCTGGCTCTCTTGTTGATAACACGAGCACAATGTCGCCTCGCGCAGCCTTCTCGCGCTTACTCAAGGCATTCAGCATGGCCAGAAAGGGTGTCACCCCGATTCCACCAGCAACCAGGAGCAGGTTGACCTCCTCTTTATTCAATGCGAAATCCCCAGTGACCCCTACGATATCTGAGACGACATTACCCTTTAGAGAAACAGGATAATCCTGCCTATTGGGAGGGGACATCCTAAGCAGATTGAAAAGGGCCGTTGTCACAACGCCACCCTTCATTTCCCGCATTGTTAATTCAAACCATGTAACATCAATACCCTCGTGCGCACTAGATACTGTCCAGGTTCGCACACGGTCATCATTTATTGACCCAGGTGCCGAATCCGCCATATGCTGGTACTGCGGTGGACCTATCCAGTCCATAAAATCGAGGACGATAGCTTGACCCGGCCGGAGCCTTAACGGCTGAACGCCGCTTTCAGACACGACCTTGAACCTGAAGACAGCCAAGTCATTAGAAAGTTGCATACCTGTTTCAAGCACTGCCTTGTGCCCTTGCATTCCACCCCCGTAcgttcctccttcttcgacCAGATATTTGACTTTGGGAGTGTAGGGGCTCCGCCCGACCTCCGATCCATTGCGCTGTCGCAAGGGAAGCGCATTTCGCACAAGCGTAAACCCTGTAGTTTCCAGAACAGTAACCGCCGCATGTCTAAACATCATTTCGAGGGCAGATAGCCCCACCAAATTCCTTGCTGTACCGGTCAAGTACAGGATGTCACCCGTTGTGAACGAAATGATCGTAAAGCCCGCTAATCCGCTCGACTCAATGTTGCCAAGACTACTCATGAATCTGTTTCCAGAGTAATCAGGCAACACAATGCTCCGTCGATCTGATGGCCTCACCCGTAGAAACCCCGGGAAGCCGCCACGAGAGTTCATGCCCGCGTGTGAAGGGAACATTGCTGCGGAGGCGGGGTCGGTTCTGTGTATCGTTGCCACGAAGACTGTGTCGGCGGATTTTATCATATCGATTACTTCGTCAGGTAAGTCCTCCGTCGGTGCCATATGCAGTGATTGGTATACAATGTGTGGTTTCGCCCGTGGGTATGGACCGAGTTGACGTACATTGATATACTTCGGACAATTACTGTAATCTCGCTCAGTCCTGATTCCCCTTGATTTGTATATTCTCGGATGTGAACGTATACGTACCCCAACGCCTCGGTGATGTCAACACGAAAATCATAATCCAGGTCTGACCTCGCCTTCACCATGTCAATCTTCCCGGCGAACTTGTTCCTTCTCCGGGTGGAAAACTCAATCCCCAACCCAGCCGTCAGTAACCTCTCCTGCAATATTGGGCCTTTGGTTTGATCATCTTCTAGCGGTGTCCACTCCCGGAGCGTTTCTAACATTGGATCTCCGTCCCATAATCGTGCTCGGAAAACCAACGACTTTAAGCTTGAACTGTCTACGAACCCGACTGTTCCTGTTGATCCTGCTACGATTCCTGCCCAGGGCCGTCCATCGGCATCCGTAGTCGTCagaggaatgaatggcaGTCTTGAAGTGTGAAATAATTGATGTTGTTCACGGAGTTGGTTTTCGACCGCAGTCCAGTGAGATGACACGGCGGTCGCGTAACCCAGCTGGCATTGGATGGCGACTTCGCCGGGGTGCCAGCCTTGAAGGGCGGGAATAGCCATTGCCTTTATTTTTCAGTTGAATCCGATCAAGTGTTTGTGGGCTGAGGTTCCTATGAGTTTGTATCCTTATGATCACAATGAGAAGACAGGTTTTTGGGGTAGGGATCATTGAATTATTAATTCATGTCAGTGTCATGGCAATCCCGTCAGTTTAAAATTATCCGAGCTGACAAATGCGCCACAAACTCTCAGATGTCTGGACTTCCGCCTTGACTTCGAATACGAGTATATTTCCCCTTCGCATATGATCTACAGTACTAAGACATCATATTTATTGGCAAGATGGgttgaatatattattaactgGGTACACCCGGAAGCTTTCCGTTTATAGATCGATGTTGCGAATATGAAGAGGTCACGGGACAGATAATTTGAGGCACAACTTTATTGACCTTGACCTGTAGTACCGTAGTGTGCTAAGCTCGGCGCACCCCATACTGGCTTTACTGGCATGACACCATATTTCTGCACTCCTTAAGGGCCTATCTCCCCTCACAATATTGCAAATAATACGTCTCACTCCTGAAAGTTAGTACAATCCTTACAGCCTTCATGCGTAAGACCCGTACTTGAAGTATAATGTTGCTATGTATGTCAGATCCGTTACGTTCACCATCTCTCTCATCGTAGATAGATACTCGTCAGATTTCAATAATCGTCGGGAGGAGTTATTATCGGATACCATGACAGCTAATCGGTACAGTGGTGCCAGCCTGGGACGCGTTCAATCGTGGGATAAAGCCTTGCCAGCCTGAGGGCTGGGCTGCTAGCCGCTTCTCGGGAAGTAATAAGATTAACTAGGAGGGACTCGAGCTACAATTCTCTTTTATCTACATGTACttaagctatatatatttgtacAAGAGTTTCCGGGCCAAGTCGGGTATGTCTCTTACTGAAATCACATTTGCAACAGCTGCTGATCTGGAGTACCATGAGACGTGTTCTGACTAAAGATTTGCCTTGGGGATGGTTATGTTGTATAAATCTAGTGTAGGTGGCCGGTCTTTGGTTTCCATATTGTCATGCAATCTTACAGCTTGGCCCCCCCGATGGAGTAGAAACTGAGCAAGCCCAGCTGTTGTGAGCCCCTTTCCTAGTCTCTTATGATGTACTTTCTGATTTTAGCACCGCAAAGATAGGGTGTAATCCTTCCTAGGACTAGAGGAAGATAGGTTATCGGTTTATTGGGTATTAGTATTACTGTTACGATGGATTCGCCAGGACAACAGATGTATATATTTcgcctcccctctccccacaCTCTCCTTGCACACGGCGGCGGGTGCTGGCCTCCTTCGCACCCTGACGGCTAACATTTTTCTGCTATCTAGACTTGAAATGCTATGTGTTCAGTTTTGCAGAACCCGCATACAACATACTATTGGTGGTAGGATATGCTAATGGACTGAGAGATTGCCCTTGCGGTCGTATCGTGATGGCCGGCGTTGTAGACCATGATAGGAAGGCAATTCCAGCATACCATATCAGGACGGCGGCCGCGGAACATATTGCTGGTCCTCGACGTAAATACGAGCACGACCATCATGGGGGAGTCCAAGGGAGGTGAGCCCGCGCTTACCGATAGCGAGCACAGTTCCTTGTCCCGGGTCGGTGTAGTTTCCGGGTACATCATAAGTCCACACACTCGGCCCCAAGCGACTAAGTGCTGAATTCATAATTTGCACTTGGTCAGGTAGGGCTATCGCACCCTGATACAGGGCGCATACAATAACAGTATCTGTATGGCTGGCAAATTATTCATCGCGGTAACGCATGTATAAGGCGGTCAGTTCTGCCATCAACCGACGAACATTGTTGTCCCCGGCATATGGGTcagatgctgatgctgtccGGGGAGGCGGAATATGAGCAAGAATAGCACCACGGCAAGATGCTATCACAATGGCAGAGCCTCTGTGCCGATGGCAAACATTTCATGTAGTGATACTACTCTGACAGCATTCATCGGCACAACAACCACGTTTGCCGGGTGAGCACGCACCCAACGGGCTAATCGCGACAATTTCAATATTCTGCTTAAGGTACCAATTGGAACTTTTTGGTATCTTAGTATACAACCACTCCCTTCCCAAAAGGCACCTATGAACCTAGCCACTTATACTCTCTCACAGTGCGAGGAACGCTATATAACCGGCATATGCATTGTGTTCTTTAAGTAGGACCAATCAATGTGGAACTTCTACATTCGTAGCCAGGCATACTCCAACGCGCAATGCAAGATGGATCGCATGTACACTTCGCGCTCGGAAAATCGCgaatgatttatatatacagcgCCGGCCACTTGAGCAGATGTACATCAGCGGCTATTGTGTCACCTTTCGGTGTAGTGACTCAGTATTAGTTTAAATGCACCGTGCGCGCCAGTCATCCGAGCTAAGCTCCAACTACTTACGACTGCTCCAATCATATATTCTGCACAGTGTCTCTGTCAACCTCGAACAGTTATGAACGCGCAACCTGCTTCAAGTTCGGCTTCGTCTTCCACCTGGAGTGAGATTTATCAAGTTCCGGGCCGGACCTCTCGGGACATCCTTCTGAGAGCAAGAGAACTATGCCTTCATGGGGATATCCAACAATTCCGCGACCTCCTCGACTCGGCGCAATCGTCGTCAGAGAACTTCCATATAGATGACTTTGGTATTATCATGGGGCAGGCTGTGGAACAAGACAACGTGGATTTCATGCGGGCGCTCGTGGATCATGGTTTCCCCACACATTCTATCTACGCACGGAGCGCAACTAGGTGCAGATCCAAGAATGCGCTCGCTTTCCTTATTGAAAAAGGATTGGATATCAACGAGCCAATGTGCGACACCCAACCCCCCATCCTAGGGTGAGTCCATACTCCAGTTCTTCCGCGATTTAACGTCCTATTAATCCGTCCTAGAATTGCCGTAGAAAACGAAGAGATGGTATCTTGGCTTTTGGATCATGGTGCCGATCCCAATAAGCGTACATTCATAGACGTTTCCCCGCTTTCGTGGGCTGTTGAAAGAGCCCCCATTTCCACTATCCGCCTAATGTTGGATTATTGCCAGAATATCCAGCCAGGCCAGCTGCTTCATCATGCTGTTCACCGCGATGCTGACACTATTGAAGTGTTGGAAATGTTAATTCAAAAGGGAGCGCCTTTGAACACTCCTGTGCACGAGGACCTCCCAACCTTCTCGGTTTTGTGTTTTATGTCACTAGGAACACCTCTGCACCGGGCATCTGAGCTCGGAAGAGTGGATGTGGTACGCTACCTCCTTAGCAAAGGAGCCGACCAGGATGTGAGAGACAGTAGAGGACTTACAGCTATTCAGCTGGCTGCTAGATTGAATCAGCAAGCAGTGGTTGAGGTGGTGCAGAGGCGTGAAAACGGCGGAAACCCCGTTTACCACCCCTAATCGTACTCCTTAGATCAATGTAATCAATTGGCTATTCCCTATTATAATCGTCATTACAGAGCGCAAATTATTTAGCTCCTGACTAATTGATAGCCACCCGTTCAATAACCGATCGACTAAATCATGGCTGGAAGTGTGAATAAAGTGACTTTTTTAAGGATGCTATACTCTTTGTTTCTCTAGGAAGCATGTATTGTCATTGATGACGAAGGGGCACAGCAAGACAGTGAATACTTCACCAATAGTATCGGAACATGAAACCAAGAAACACATGGATCGATGAGAAGTCAGATATGCATACTAGTTCGACGACTATGCTCTAATCATTTTTGAAGATCGATATAATGATCTTCAAACAAATCCTCAGGCGTACAGCCCCTACCGGCTCCGGATGATTCACCGTGGTGGAGACCAAGTTCATATTCTGTGCAGAAACATTGAAGCTTCTCGTCTCCTTTTAACGATCCGGGATGTCTCGGAGAAGTAGCGAGCCAACTTTTAGTCGGTGGGGGGACCTTTAATAGCCTTCCTAGGGGTCTTGGCTAGCAGCATTCGAGACCGTGGTTCACTGTGTGTACCTCTGCTTACTACTGCATAACTATTCCCTTCTAAACACCGTGGTCTCACAAGTTCTGCTCGTTGACGGCGCCTTTGTGACAGAACTTGCAGGGAACCTTGAAACGGCGTTTGGAAAATCATTAAGCCGGCGGGCGAGGCAAGGGGCGAACCACCGGGTTCTCGTTCCTCTCCAAAGGCCACAGTGTGCGTTGCAAATTGTCATCGATCAGGGGCTTCAGACTAGATCAAGACAAACCGCAGTGTCAAGTGAATTAGACCATGGTCTATCTCCAGCAAAATCTATCTTTGTTCGATACCCCATCTACAGAGCTCCCCAAGCCTCCGGTGCCATACACTACTGGATGGAGGTTCACTGCAGAGTCTCATAGCGTCTCAGCACCAACGTTAGTTACCGGACGCTGTTGCacgagcagcaacagcgacaggatagaaagaaagtgaaTGAGTCCAGTCGAACGATGTCTTCAGCGACCCCCGTTACCCGGGAATAAAGGGAATGATGCTGTTAGCCTGGAAGTCCTTAAGCTTCTAAAAGGGGGTGATGGCCACAACTTGCAAGTATTCACTGTCCGGCTAATCGCGTTGAACTCTCAAACACTTCCAAAGGATGGCACAGAACTTGTTGCAAAGATATATGACCCGCTTtattttgatgatgaggaaggttATCTCAACCCATTTCTCTGTATGGACAAACACTACACCCACGAAGCCAATGCGTATGAAGCCCTTGCCGAGTTCTAAGGTCGCGGTATCCCGAAGTATTTTGGGTCATACTCCTTAGATTTACCCATTGATTTAACACGTAAACGGGCAGTTAGAATGATTCTCATTGAATATATTCAGGGAACTACCATGGAAGATGCTAAACCAATATTGTTCTCTCAGTCTGCCCGTCAATATATTATGAAAG harbors:
- a CDS encoding Zn(II)2Cys6 transcription factor domain-containing protein (COG:S;~EggNog:ENOG410PNA6;~InterPro:IPR036864,IPR001138;~PFAM:PF00172;~TransMembrane:2 (o239-257i361-381o);~go_function: GO:0000981 - DNA-binding transcription factor activity, RNA polymerase II-specific [Evidence IEA];~go_function: GO:0008270 - zinc ion binding [Evidence IEA];~go_process: GO:0006355 - regulation of transcription, DNA-templated [Evidence IEA]) → MVGVPGQYGGCATCRRRKKGCDRKTPFCTQCVQARLVCEGYSRNYSVWVNSTDGENRKYTKCTGRVQSCRRGAPEITLHESLARSTREVTYVGLYLAAFLPNGRLFTKEAAQISSAGWLRHLDKLCRSEKTLRFITLAHGLSMLATRDNDSQLKFKGIQAHSIALQEMRTALRDPQRASGDGILAAIRLFRFYEILYGAESRGSDKENPTLQIKGYYAHTDGEMALFMNRGWQKDWSEAGMYLLVSGRIVSFILGVGRRKRSPFSDNNWMSAPWKYRTKSLLDGLTDILVQVPGLLEELDTIRASPIAERSLRGWENLLGECIRIEQMLLAWKETMGDKLQTFDYSQSGNPPKMPQVDRDFALLHMSCLYWSCCILLYTTIHMAANEAHQGPSFTYFLTIPFSSPGCPNYRNERNPTLHAHRIIYTIPLSHGPYAGGYGALCSTFPLGMALRYLAVAHLFPHEGGDTQGVHKLSQELVSQPFMKAYTARFVGHLHKVDVPGQSLQDIAGWYGVELRMRRWWFGPMLDHNLGAI
- a CDS encoding putative oxidoreductase, FAD-binding (COG:S;~EggNog:ENOG410PI7F;~InterPro:IPR001433,IPR017938,IPR012349,IPR039261;~PFAM:PF00175;~TransMembrane:1 (o508-527i);~go_function: GO:0016491 - oxidoreductase activity [Evidence IEA];~go_process: GO:0055114 - oxidation-reduction process [Evidence IEA]); amino-acid sequence: MAIPALQGWHPGEVAIQCQLGYATAVSSHWTAVENQLREQHQLFHTSRLPFIPLTTTDADGRPWAGIVAGSTGTVGFVDSSSLKSLVFRARLWDGDPMLETLREWTPLEDDQTKGPILQERLLTAGLGIEFSTRRRNKFAGKIDMVKARSDLDYDFRVDITEALGNCPKYINVRQLGPYPRAKPHIVYQSLHMAPTEDLPDEVIDMIKSADTVFVATIHRTDPASAAMFPSHAGMNSRGGFPGFLRVRPSDRRSIVLPDYSGNRFMSSLGNIESSGLAGFTIISFTTGDILYLTGTARNLVGLSALEMMFRHAAVTVLETTGFTLVRNALPLRQRNGSEVGRSPYTPKVKYLVEEGGTYGGGMQGHKAVLETGMQLSNDLAVFRFKVVSESGVQPLRLRPGQAIVLDFMDWIGPPQYQHMADSAPGSINDDRVRTWTVSSAHEGIDVTWFELTMREMKGGVVTTALFNLLRMSPPNRQDYPVSLKGNVVSDIVGVTGDFALNKEEVNLLLVAGGIGVTPFLAMLNALSKREKAARGDIVLVLSTREPDTMLTLIRRAIGKVPPTVTVKIDLFTSRPLDLDTRTLEHENTSLSVFEGRVGPEYWKTSAREKEVFICGPKAFADAAEEGLRAIGVPSEKIQREGFY
- a CDS encoding uncharacterized protein (COG:S;~EggNog:ENOG410PW15), with amino-acid sequence MSPVERCLQRPPLPGNKGNDAVSLEVLKLLKGGDGHNLQVFTVRLIALNSQTLPKDGTELVAKIYDPLYFDDEEGYLNPFLCMDKHYTHEANAYEALAEF
- a CDS encoding ankyrin repeat domain-containing protein (COG:M;~EggNog:ENOG410PRDD;~InterPro:IPR002110,IPR036770,IPR020683;~PFAM:PF13857,PF12796,PF00023,PF13637,PF13606;~go_function: GO:0005515 - protein binding [Evidence IEA]): MNAQPASSSASSSTWSEIYQVPGRTSRDILLRARELCLHGDIQQFRDLLDSAQSSSENFHIDDFGIIMGQAVEQDNVDFMRALVDHGFPTHSIYARSATRCRSKNALAFLIEKGLDINEPMCDTQPPILGIAVENEEMVSWLLDHGADPNKRTFIDVSPLSWAVERAPISTIRLMLDYCQNIQPGQLLHHAVHRDADTIEVLEMLIQKGAPLNTPVHEDLPTFSVLCFMSLGTPLHRASELGRVDVVRYLLSKGADQDVRDSRGLTAIQLAARLNQQAVVEVVQRRENGGNPVYHP